A genomic region of Microbacterium schleiferi contains the following coding sequences:
- a CDS encoding helicase-related protein has product MEAIHLIHDLNSTGRPASPEGQRVLARWSSWGAIPEVFDDLKPEWDAERAELRELLSDDEWDAAARTTINAHYTDPMIARQVWRLLDGLGFRGGAVLEPGSGAGTFIGLAPASAQMTGVELDPLTAAICAELYPHATVRAESFADTRLPEGHFDAAIGNVPFSSVTLHDPLHNATRQSMHNHFIIKSLRLTRPGGIVAVLTSHFTMDAQNPGARREMNELADLVGAIRLPTGAHRRAAGTEVVTDLLVFRRRPEGEQMRDDAWETVAQVPIDGVPMRINRYFDEHPEQMLGEVGVGHGMYDAATLTITTDLADLEAELAVAVDQIVFSARRAGLTMTERTAEQQARRAAFTPSAPELWDGSIVASETGGFRTVVSGSLEPLAVPKSAERELRALLRLRDGASRLLTAEAASVDDTPDIVLTRTTLRRDYLKYVGTYGALNRYTLRPTGRTNEDGEETFARIVPTPIRLLRSDPFGPLVLALEQFDDEDQSASPAAIMSHRVVVPRAEVQGVDSPADAIAVSLDRTGRIDITLVADLLGMNDREARAALGTLVFADPVTNQLTHAPEYLSGDVRVKLEAARLRAEDDPEFQVNVDALAEVLPAPLGIQDIHAKLGAVWISADVHEQFLRSTLRAPDVRVENPLPGMWEIRGGRQGLPSTSEWGTPRRPAPDIAQAVMEQRTMLVYDEEKDIDGKVRRVLNPVETAAAQEKADGLQERFSEWVWEDPARAQALVDEYNRRFNSIVLRDYTDAGAYLSLPGLASNFEPRTHQRAAVARMVSEPAAGLFHEVGAGKTAEMIMGAMEMRRMGLIGKPVVVVPNHMLEQFGREWLQIYPRARVLAASSLDLTADKRRLFVARAAANEWDAIILTQGAFAKIPLRAETQQEYIRGQVDDVRRVLGEATGEQRMSVKRIQRKLLAMENKLKDRLDSDRDRGVCFEDTGIDYVIVDEMHMYKNLATESNIRDAAIEGSDRASDLHMKLEYLRSAGRERVVTAATATPISNSITETYVMQRYLRPDVLESAGVGAFDAWAATFGELVTQMEISPTGSTFRMKTRFARFQNGQELLRMWSVFADVKTAEDLDLPVPALVQRDDGSRAPSTVPVQPTVELEQYVASLAERAEKVATRQVRPDEDNMLLIATDGRKAALDIRMVISRDPSGPSKVDVAADAIHRIWERTRDNEYLDTVTGQPSTVRGSLQLVFSDIGTPNQDRWNAYDELRQQLVQRGIPAEQVRYMHEAKTDVEKARLFAAARAGHVAVLLGSTEKMGVGTNVQARAIALHHLDCPWRPSDIAQRDGRIMRQGNQNEEVAIVRYVTERSFDSYMWQTVERKAASFAQLLRGKINAREIEEIDTSALSAAEAKAIASGNPLLLEHSVILNEVNRLRRLQRAHERNEDMLVHTGNRARSAAERAAADIRGLEAAAPRMIDTSGDRFRITLGARDYDSRSEAAHALAAWMSDSGLKWLPRYGHKDFGIIGRISGFDIHVEARSGLAALDVTLSLPEVPRSGFTMSKESFLEAGLGLVQRIENRVSGIPSLLDQAREDLEEAEQTVTDTQQRLGQPFRHAQTLADAEEDLARVESQLAAMQDEPAPEPAAPESERVELTIEAVRAYEPNLGSREGAGREPATPFVPVTPPAAPPGNAQRL; this is encoded by the coding sequence ACTCGACGGGTCGCCCCGCGTCTCCAGAGGGTCAGCGCGTGCTCGCCCGCTGGTCGAGCTGGGGCGCGATCCCCGAGGTCTTCGATGATCTGAAGCCCGAATGGGATGCCGAGCGCGCTGAGCTGCGCGAGCTGCTGAGCGACGACGAGTGGGATGCCGCCGCGCGCACGACGATCAACGCGCACTACACCGACCCGATGATCGCCCGGCAGGTGTGGCGGCTGCTGGACGGGCTGGGGTTCCGCGGCGGCGCGGTGCTGGAGCCCGGTTCCGGCGCGGGTACGTTCATCGGCCTCGCGCCGGCGTCGGCGCAGATGACCGGGGTGGAACTCGATCCACTGACGGCGGCGATCTGCGCCGAGCTGTACCCGCACGCGACCGTCCGCGCCGAGTCCTTCGCCGACACCCGACTGCCTGAAGGACACTTCGACGCAGCCATCGGCAACGTGCCGTTCAGCAGCGTCACTCTGCACGACCCGCTGCACAACGCGACCCGGCAGTCGATGCACAACCACTTCATCATCAAGTCGCTGCGCCTGACCCGGCCCGGCGGAATCGTCGCGGTGCTGACCTCGCACTTCACGATGGACGCGCAGAACCCCGGCGCGCGGCGGGAGATGAACGAGCTGGCCGACCTCGTGGGCGCGATCCGCCTGCCCACCGGGGCGCACCGCCGCGCCGCAGGGACGGAGGTGGTGACCGACCTGCTCGTGTTCCGGCGGCGACCGGAGGGCGAGCAGATGCGCGACGACGCCTGGGAGACGGTCGCGCAGGTGCCCATCGACGGCGTGCCGATGCGGATCAACCGCTACTTCGACGAGCACCCGGAGCAGATGCTCGGGGAGGTCGGCGTCGGCCACGGGATGTACGACGCGGCCACGCTCACCATCACGACCGATCTGGCTGACTTGGAGGCGGAACTCGCGGTCGCCGTCGACCAGATCGTGTTCTCCGCGCGCCGGGCCGGGCTGACGATGACCGAGCGCACCGCCGAGCAGCAGGCGCGCCGGGCAGCGTTCACCCCGTCGGCGCCGGAGCTATGGGACGGCAGCATCGTGGCGAGCGAGACCGGCGGCTTCCGCACCGTTGTCTCCGGCTCGCTGGAGCCGCTTGCGGTGCCGAAGTCCGCCGAGCGCGAGCTACGCGCACTGCTGCGTCTGCGCGACGGGGCATCCCGCCTGCTGACCGCGGAAGCGGCGAGCGTGGACGACACGCCTGACATCGTGCTCACCCGCACGACGCTGCGCCGCGACTACCTGAAGTACGTCGGCACCTACGGGGCGCTGAACCGCTACACGCTGCGCCCCACCGGGCGCACGAACGAGGACGGCGAGGAGACCTTCGCGCGCATCGTGCCGACACCGATCCGGCTGCTGCGCTCCGACCCGTTCGGTCCCCTGGTGCTCGCGCTGGAGCAGTTCGACGACGAGGATCAGTCCGCGTCGCCTGCCGCGATCATGAGCCACCGTGTGGTGGTGCCGCGCGCCGAGGTGCAGGGTGTCGACAGCCCGGCCGACGCCATAGCGGTCAGCCTCGACCGCACCGGCCGCATCGACATCACCCTCGTCGCCGATCTGCTCGGCATGAACGACCGCGAGGCGCGCGCGGCGCTGGGAACGCTCGTGTTCGCCGATCCGGTCACGAACCAGCTCACCCACGCGCCGGAGTATCTGTCGGGCGACGTGCGGGTCAAGCTCGAAGCGGCACGGCTCCGCGCCGAGGACGACCCGGAGTTCCAGGTCAACGTCGATGCGCTCGCTGAGGTGTTGCCCGCGCCGCTGGGCATCCAGGACATCCACGCGAAGCTCGGCGCCGTCTGGATCAGCGCCGACGTGCACGAGCAGTTCCTGCGTAGCACTCTGCGCGCGCCCGACGTTCGCGTGGAGAACCCGCTGCCAGGCATGTGGGAGATTCGCGGCGGTCGGCAGGGGCTGCCCTCCACCTCGGAATGGGGCACGCCCCGCCGCCCCGCGCCGGACATCGCACAGGCCGTCATGGAGCAGCGGACGATGCTCGTTTACGACGAGGAGAAGGACATCGACGGCAAGGTGCGTCGCGTGCTCAACCCCGTCGAGACCGCCGCAGCGCAGGAGAAGGCCGACGGCCTCCAAGAGCGGTTCAGCGAGTGGGTGTGGGAAGACCCGGCACGCGCGCAGGCGCTCGTGGACGAGTACAACCGGCGCTTCAACTCCATCGTGCTCCGTGACTACACGGATGCCGGGGCATATCTGTCGTTGCCCGGCCTGGCGTCGAACTTCGAGCCGCGCACGCACCAGCGAGCCGCTGTCGCGCGCATGGTGTCCGAGCCCGCCGCGGGCCTGTTCCACGAGGTCGGCGCGGGCAAGACCGCGGAAATGATTATGGGCGCGATGGAGATGCGCCGGATGGGGCTCATCGGCAAGCCCGTCGTGGTCGTGCCGAATCACATGCTGGAGCAGTTCGGGCGCGAGTGGCTCCAGATCTACCCGCGCGCCCGCGTGCTCGCGGCGTCGAGCCTCGACCTCACGGCAGACAAGCGGCGGCTGTTCGTCGCCCGCGCTGCCGCGAACGAGTGGGACGCGATCATCCTCACGCAGGGGGCGTTCGCCAAGATCCCGCTGCGCGCCGAGACGCAGCAGGAGTACATCCGCGGGCAGGTAGACGACGTGCGGCGAGTGCTGGGCGAGGCGACCGGCGAGCAGCGGATGAGCGTCAAGCGCATCCAGCGGAAGCTCCTGGCGATGGAGAACAAGCTCAAGGATCGGCTCGACTCCGACCGCGACCGCGGCGTCTGCTTCGAGGACACCGGCATTGATTACGTCATCGTCGACGAGATGCATATGTACAAGAATCTCGCCACCGAGTCGAACATCAGGGACGCGGCCATCGAGGGCTCGGATCGCGCGAGCGACCTGCACATGAAGCTCGAATACCTCCGCTCCGCGGGGCGCGAGCGGGTCGTGACCGCCGCGACCGCGACGCCCATCTCGAACTCGATCACCGAAACCTATGTCATGCAGCGATACCTGCGGCCCGACGTGCTGGAGTCGGCGGGTGTCGGCGCGTTCGATGCGTGGGCGGCAACGTTCGGCGAGCTGGTCACGCAGATGGAGATCTCGCCGACCGGCAGTACCTTCCGAATGAAGACCCGCTTCGCCCGGTTCCAGAACGGGCAGGAGCTGCTCCGGATGTGGTCGGTGTTCGCCGACGTGAAGACCGCTGAAGACCTCGACCTGCCCGTGCCCGCGCTCGTGCAGCGCGACGACGGCAGCCGCGCGCCCTCCACCGTGCCGGTGCAGCCGACCGTCGAGCTGGAACAGTACGTCGCATCCCTCGCCGAGCGCGCCGAGAAGGTCGCCACCCGCCAGGTGCGGCCCGACGAAGACAACATGCTCCTGATCGCCACCGACGGACGCAAGGCCGCGCTCGACATCCGCATGGTCATCTCCCGCGACCCGTCCGGGCCGAGCAAGGTCGACGTCGCCGCCGACGCGATCCACCGCATCTGGGAGCGCACCCGCGACAACGAGTACCTCGACACGGTGACCGGGCAACCCTCCACGGTGCGCGGGTCGCTCCAGCTCGTGTTCTCCGATATCGGCACCCCGAACCAGGACAGGTGGAACGCCTACGACGAGCTGCGGCAGCAGCTCGTGCAGCGCGGCATCCCCGCCGAGCAGGTCAGATACATGCACGAGGCGAAGACCGACGTGGAGAAGGCCCGCCTGTTCGCCGCAGCCCGTGCCGGCCACGTCGCCGTGCTCCTCGGATCGACGGAGAAGATGGGTGTCGGCACGAACGTCCAGGCCCGCGCCATCGCGCTGCACCATCTGGACTGCCCGTGGCGGCCCTCCGACATCGCGCAGCGCGACGGTCGCATCATGCGGCAGGGCAACCAGAACGAGGAAGTGGCGATCGTCCGCTACGTCACCGAGCGTTCCTTCGACTCCTACATGTGGCAGACCGTCGAGCGGAAGGCCGCGTCGTTCGCGCAGCTCCTGCGCGGCAAGATCAACGCCCGAGAGATCGAGGAGATCGACACCTCCGCGTTGTCCGCAGCAGAGGCCAAGGCAATCGCCTCCGGCAATCCGCTCCTGCTGGAGCACTCCGTCATCCTCAACGAGGTGAACCGGCTCCGCCGCCTCCAGCGCGCGCACGAGCGCAACGAGGACATGCTCGTCCACACCGGAAACCGCGCCCGGTCAGCCGCCGAGCGCGCCGCCGCGGACATTCGCGGGCTGGAAGCCGCTGCCCCGCGGATGATCGACACGAGCGGCGACAGGTTCCGCATCACGCTCGGCGCGCGCGACTACGACTCCCGCTCCGAAGCCGCCCACGCCCTCGCCGCATGGATGAGCGACTCCGGCCTGAAGTGGCTGCCTCGGTACGGGCACAAGGACTTCGGGATCATCGGCCGCATCTCAGGCTTCGACATCCACGTCGAGGCCCGCTCCGGGCTCGCCGCTCTCGATGTGACCCTCTCCCTGCCCGAGGTGCCCCGCTCGGGATTCACGATGTCGAAGGAGTCGTTCCTGGAGGCCGGGCTCGGGCTCGTGCAGCGCATCGAGAACCGTGTCAGCGGCATCCCCTCCCTCCTCGACCAGGCCCGCGAAGACCTGGAAGAAGCCGAGCAGACCGTCACCGATACCCAGCAGCGCCTCGGCCAGCCCTTCCGCCACGCACAGACCCTCGCCGACGCCGAGGAAGACCTCGCCCGCGTCGAGTCCCAGCTCGCCGCGATGCAGGACGAACCGGCACCCGAGCCCGCCGCGCCAGAGTCCGAGCGCGTCGAGCTGACCATCGAAGCAGTGCGCGCCTACGAACCGAACCTCGGGTCGCGGGAGGGTGCGGGTCGTGAGCCCGCGACCCCGTTCGTCCCCGTGACGCCTCCGGCCGCGCCGCCGGGCAACGCCCAGCGGCTGTAG